A DNA window from Cobetia marina contains the following coding sequences:
- a CDS encoding DUF368 domain-containing protein → MKRALSVFFKGAGMGAADAVPGVSGGTIAFVTGIYEELIETIKRFGPSAIGVWRQQGVKALWQHLNLAFLLPLAAGILASLISVAHLVTWLMEAQPLLLNAFFFGLVVCSGVVVARRITGFRVGYLVWLVLGLVLASQLPSLLPAGTDAPWVIVAGGAIAISAMLLPGVSGSFLLLTMGLYGTVMTGIKSFDLTLILLFGSGCAIGLFTFSRVLSWLFRHHHTATLMLLVGFILGSLPVLWPWRTITDYRLGPKGEQVPLDYQFMMPETYTSVTGEPAQLWAALALMLAGILLVWFAGERSGPDDSSSDSRKEQEHA, encoded by the coding sequence GTGAAACGAGCATTGAGCGTGTTCTTCAAGGGGGCGGGCATGGGCGCTGCCGATGCCGTGCCCGGCGTCTCGGGAGGCACGATAGCCTTCGTGACGGGCATCTATGAAGAATTGATCGAAACCATCAAGCGCTTCGGACCTTCCGCCATCGGTGTCTGGCGTCAACAGGGCGTCAAGGCGTTGTGGCAGCACTTGAATCTGGCGTTCTTGCTACCGCTTGCCGCCGGCATTCTCGCCAGCCTGATCAGCGTGGCGCACCTCGTCACCTGGCTGATGGAGGCGCAGCCGCTGCTGCTCAATGCCTTCTTCTTCGGTCTGGTGGTGTGTTCCGGTGTGGTCGTGGCGCGGCGCATTACCGGCTTCAGGGTCGGGTATCTGGTGTGGCTGGTGCTGGGGCTGGTACTGGCCAGTCAGCTGCCCAGCCTTCTGCCAGCGGGCACTGATGCGCCCTGGGTCATCGTCGCCGGGGGGGCCATCGCCATCAGTGCCATGTTGCTGCCGGGCGTTTCCGGCAGCTTCCTGCTGTTGACCATGGGCCTCTATGGCACCGTGATGACAGGTATCAAGAGCTTCGATCTGACGCTGATCCTGTTGTTCGGAAGTGGCTGCGCCATCGGACTGTTCACCTTCTCGCGTGTACTGTCATGGTTGTTTCGTCACCATCACACCGCGACACTGATGCTGCTGGTCGGCTTCATCCTCGGCTCGCTGCCGGTGCTGTGGCCCTGGCGCACGATCACCGATTATCGACTGGGCCCCAAGGGGGAGCAGGTACCGCTAGATTATCAATTCATGATGCCGGAGACCTATACCAGCGTGACGGGTGAGCCTGCCCAGTTGTGGGCGGCGCTTGCCCTGATGCTGGCAGGTATCCTGCTGGTCTGGTTCGCGGGTGAGCGCTCAGGACCGGATGATTCTTCCAGTGATTCCCGCAAGGAGCAGGAACATGCCTGA
- a CDS encoding protein-L-isoaspartate(D-aspartate) O-methyltransferase, translating into MRLERPNAAQLSGIGMTSQRTRDRMVTRLEEAGIQDERVLDLMAAEPRHLFLDEALAHRAYEDTALPLGQGQTLSQPYMHARMTELALASAPRPREQCRVLEVGTGSGYQTLLLARLFGQVASLERIALLHLRARQRLEWFGLDNVQLRHADGGHGWQTTARETAAQESVTLPGFDLVVVTACASHLPQALLQQLAPEGVMIVPLAEDGSDRQWLTRVRHVGDTQDIQRLEAVRFVPLLEGVIR; encoded by the coding sequence ATGCGCCTGGAGCGCCCGAATGCCGCGCAGTTGAGCGGTATCGGCATGACCTCTCAACGGACGCGTGATCGCATGGTCACGCGACTGGAAGAGGCTGGCATCCAGGACGAGCGGGTACTGGATCTGATGGCGGCGGAACCGCGCCATCTGTTTCTCGATGAGGCGCTGGCGCATCGCGCCTATGAGGATACCGCCCTGCCGCTGGGGCAGGGGCAGACATTGTCGCAGCCCTACATGCATGCCCGCATGACGGAGCTGGCTTTGGCCTCGGCACCGCGCCCGCGCGAGCAGTGTCGGGTGCTGGAGGTCGGCACCGGTTCGGGCTACCAGACCCTGCTGCTGGCGCGGCTGTTCGGTCAGGTGGCCTCGCTGGAGCGCATCGCCTTGTTGCATCTGCGTGCCCGGCAGCGGCTTGAGTGGTTCGGGCTGGACAATGTCCAGCTGCGTCACGCCGATGGCGGGCACGGCTGGCAGACCACGGCGCGTGAGACGGCCGCACAGGAGTCGGTGACCCTGCCGGGGTTTGATCTGGTGGTGGTGACGGCATGTGCCTCGCACTTGCCGCAGGCATTGCTCCAGCAGCTGGCACCGGAGGGAGTGATGATCGTGCCATTGGCGGAAGACGGCAGTGATCGTCAATGGCTGACACGAGTGCGCCACGTCGGCGACACTCAGGATATTCAGCGGCTCGAGGCTGTGCGCTTCGTGCCGTTGCTCGAGGGAGTGATCAGGTGA
- the surE gene encoding 5'/3'-nucleotidase SurE, with product MRKILLSNDDGVHAPGLKALHDALCDHARIRVVAPDRDRSGASNSLTLSRPLMLSAMDNGFYSVDGTPADCVYLGVNGVWDEKPDIVISGINHGANLGDDVLYSGTVAAAMEGRSLGMSAIAMSLCGKTHFETAGRVAASLVGAAETLALPPRSLLNVNVPDVPWHEIRGFRVTRQGHRGPAGAPIAVRDPRGRTRYWIALAGDGVDDGEDTDFAAIAAGYVSITPLMTDLTSHAARQDVEQWLEALS from the coding sequence ATGCGCAAGATTCTGCTTTCCAATGATGATGGGGTACATGCCCCCGGGCTCAAGGCCCTGCATGATGCGCTGTGTGATCACGCGCGAATTCGCGTGGTGGCACCGGACCGTGATCGTTCGGGTGCCAGCAACTCCCTGACCCTGAGTCGCCCGCTGATGCTGTCCGCGATGGACAACGGTTTCTACAGTGTCGACGGCACCCCTGCCGATTGCGTCTATCTGGGGGTCAACGGTGTCTGGGACGAGAAACCGGATATCGTGATCTCCGGCATCAACCACGGTGCCAACCTGGGAGACGATGTGCTGTATTCCGGCACTGTGGCAGCGGCGATGGAAGGCCGCTCGCTGGGCATGTCGGCGATCGCGATGTCGCTGTGTGGCAAGACCCATTTCGAGACGGCAGGGCGTGTGGCGGCGAGTCTGGTCGGCGCGGCCGAGACGCTGGCCTTGCCGCCGCGTTCGCTGCTCAACGTCAATGTGCCGGATGTTCCCTGGCACGAGATCCGCGGATTTCGCGTCACGCGTCAGGGGCATCGTGGTCCGGCGGGCGCACCGATCGCCGTGCGGGACCCTCGCGGGCGCACCCGGTACTGGATCGCGCTGGCCGGGGACGGAGTCGACGATGGTGAGGACACCGATTTCGCGGCCATCGCGGCCGGCTATGTGTCCATCACGCCGTTGATGACCGACCTGACCTCCCATGCGGCGCGTCAGGATGTGGAGCAGTGGCTGGAAGCACTGAGTTGA